A genomic region of Desulfosarcina ovata subsp. ovata contains the following coding sequences:
- a CDS encoding O-antigen ligase family protein, with amino-acid sequence MFGEAERSYFEMRTGAEYVSRVAGTLGHPNKLAVFLNLLLQLNIALLFGVRTARQRLWLWLTLGIMGIAMVLTYSRGGWLGLIFGGGVTLFWCLYRIIGKRTLAMIAVGTISAMIFLSLVIGIPSVRKRLFENDYGTAALRVPMSLVAANTIVHNPLLGVGLNNYTAESKRYDISDSGVSYTFPRPVHNEFLLIGAEQGVIALILFLSILAQMFIYLFWVANHSPSRYLSYAAIGFFSGWLGWCLHHQFEYEYVFFPEFTWVLFGMFQAMVVWIDSDS; translated from the coding sequence ATGTTCGGTGAAGCCGAGCGGTCGTATTTTGAAATGCGAACCGGTGCCGAATACGTCAGCCGCGTTGCCGGCACCCTCGGGCACCCCAACAAACTGGCTGTATTTCTCAACCTTTTGCTCCAGCTCAACATCGCCCTGTTGTTCGGCGTACGCACCGCGCGCCAGCGCCTATGGCTTTGGCTGACCCTGGGCATCATGGGCATCGCCATGGTTTTGACCTATTCCCGCGGCGGGTGGCTCGGGCTGATTTTCGGCGGCGGGGTCACGTTGTTCTGGTGTCTGTACCGCATCATCGGCAAGCGGACCCTGGCGATGATCGCCGTCGGGACCATCTCTGCCATGATCTTTCTTTCCCTGGTGATCGGTATCCCCTCGGTTCGCAAACGGCTGTTCGAAAACGATTACGGCACAGCCGCCCTGCGTGTTCCCATGAGCCTGGTGGCGGCCAACACCATCGTTCATAATCCCTTACTGGGCGTCGGACTGAACAACTATACGGCCGAAAGCAAACGCTATGACATCAGCGACAGCGGCGTGAGTTATACCTTCCCCAGACCGGTGCATAACGAATTTTTGCTCATCGGCGCCGAACAGGGCGTGATCGCCCTGATCCTATTTCTATCCATCCTGGCGCAGATGTTCATCTACTTGTTTTGGGTGGCGAACCACAGTCCTTCAAGATATTTATCCTATGCAGCCATCGGTTTTTTCAGCGGCTGGCTGGGCTGGTGCTTGCACCATCAATTCGAATATGAATATGTCTTTTTTCCCGAATTCACCTGGGTATTGTTCGGCATGTTCCAGGCGATGGTTGTCTGGATCGATTCCGATTCTTAA
- a CDS encoding flippase, whose product MAVAILKKILQNSMFLIAGRLFSRAMQFVLFVYAARQLGVATFGLFSFAYATVNLFAITMDLGLSSYLVQQLSRKQQRLTTLLFQAMWLKAILIPLGLAIILISGSLLATHTATWWPLILLGIAAAVDSITSLFYAVFHSRQQMQYSALVIATSNGIMSLVGLALLFFYPVVGLLCGIFALGAVLRCILAAMIVRRKIELPEKRSDDRFATEMLAKAFPFALVTIFVTIYYYIDTLILTAFSSAEVVGHYNAAYRLLEAPQFIVQAVTTALFPAASSFYNHDRSELRHLTAHFVQKAAAFGISVAIVTAYVADELVYLLYGSAYSASGPLLAVLIISAAIIMPNTICGTTLRATDHQNISAVVTGLGAFLNIGLNLAVVPQFEALGAAWATVATEGFVLVVYFFLVWRWVGPLFSFTFLLRLVLIGLLWMTAMTATRPLGVVAQVGAAVVLFFPFLIASGIFKTKELKKIMQRKAPS is encoded by the coding sequence GTGGCAGTCGCTATTTTGAAAAAAATACTGCAGAACAGCATGTTCTTGATTGCCGGACGTCTATTTAGTCGGGCCATGCAGTTCGTTCTTTTTGTTTATGCCGCCCGTCAATTGGGCGTTGCCACCTTCGGCCTTTTTTCCTTTGCCTATGCCACGGTGAATCTTTTTGCCATTACCATGGATTTGGGATTGTCTTCCTATCTGGTACAGCAACTCAGCCGCAAGCAACAACGCCTTACCACGCTGCTGTTTCAGGCCATGTGGCTCAAGGCAATTTTAATTCCCCTGGGATTGGCGATTATCCTGATAAGCGGGTCGTTGCTTGCAACGCACACGGCCACATGGTGGCCCTTGATCCTGTTGGGCATCGCCGCCGCCGTAGACAGTATTACTTCTTTATTCTACGCCGTCTTTCACTCCCGTCAACAAATGCAGTATTCCGCCCTGGTCATTGCGACCAGTAACGGAATCATGTCCCTGGTGGGCCTGGCATTGCTTTTTTTCTATCCGGTGGTGGGCCTGTTGTGTGGGATCTTTGCTCTGGGTGCGGTGTTGCGCTGCATCCTTGCTGCCATGATAGTTCGCCGCAAAATTGAGTTGCCTGAAAAACGAAGTGACGATCGCTTTGCCACGGAGATGCTTGCCAAGGCGTTCCCCTTTGCACTGGTCACTATCTTTGTGACCATCTACTACTACATCGACACCCTGATTTTGACGGCCTTTAGTTCTGCCGAAGTCGTGGGGCATTACAACGCGGCCTACCGGCTATTGGAAGCCCCCCAGTTTATCGTTCAGGCGGTAACCACGGCGCTTTTCCCGGCTGCATCGTCTTTTTACAACCATGATCGCTCCGAATTGCGACATCTAACCGCCCATTTCGTACAAAAAGCCGCTGCCTTTGGTATTTCGGTGGCCATCGTCACCGCCTATGTGGCCGATGAGCTGGTCTATCTGCTCTACGGCTCGGCTTATAGCGCCTCCGGTCCTTTGTTGGCGGTTCTGATCATCAGTGCAGCGATCATCATGCCCAACACGATTTGCGGTACGACATTGCGGGCAACGGATCACCAGAACATCAGTGCCGTGGTCACCGGTTTGGGCGCATTTTTGAATATCGGTTTGAATCTCGCGGTAGTGCCGCAATTCGAAGCCCTTGGCGCTGCCTGGGCAACGGTGGCCACCGAAGGATTCGTTCTGGTAGTTTATTTTTTTTTGGTCTGGCGATGGGTCGGACCGCTGTTTTCCTTTACTTTTCTTTTACGGCTGGTCCTGATCGGTCTGTTGTGGATGACGGCGATGACAGCCACACGGCCGCTGGGTGTCGTAGCCCAGGTTGGCGCTGCTGTCGTGCTGTTCTTTCCTTTTCTCATTGCCAGCGGTATTTTTAAAACCAAGGAGCTGAAAAAGATTATGCAACGAAAGGCCCCTTCATGA
- a CDS encoding glycosyltransferase family 4 protein, with the protein MHTRQFMAALEALHPRVVFHTPRLAENIHALKQRRGTKAHGGADPLRELRYIGGVLLKRVREQWIVLRREQPDVVIMRSCRYLSLVWLCRLLRIPIVLEVNAPMWERNLHPTGERFRPMTFWCWLEARLFALADRVNVVSQPLNDYYYRYGLAPNRLTVVANGVDICSFSPTRSGSAVRTRFNLEDKIVIGFIGSFAPWHGLDFLLRSLDRWAVDNPDQKDRMALLLVGHQTRQFRLPDVPGVPTVMIGKVPFEQVPDFMAAMDIITAPYPPIEPFYFSPLKVLEGMAMGKPVIASDQGQISELITHGYNGILYPAGDQWGFLNQLQRLIEDGELRSALGANARHIIEKNFTWHINAKRVLEVCNRLIRQKYNRY; encoded by the coding sequence GTGCACACCCGGCAGTTCATGGCGGCTCTGGAGGCGTTGCATCCCCGGGTGGTGTTTCATACTCCCCGGCTGGCTGAAAATATCCACGCGCTTAAGCAACGCCGGGGAACCAAAGCGCATGGCGGAGCCGATCCCCTGCGGGAATTACGCTATATTGGTGGCGTGCTCTTAAAACGGGTCCGTGAACAGTGGATCGTATTGCGTCGGGAACAGCCCGACGTGGTCATCATGCGCTCCTGCCGTTACCTTTCCTTGGTCTGGCTCTGCCGATTGCTAAGGATACCCATTGTTCTGGAGGTCAACGCCCCCATGTGGGAGCGCAATTTGCATCCCACGGGCGAAAGATTCAGACCCATGACCTTTTGGTGTTGGCTTGAAGCTCGGCTATTTGCTTTGGCCGATCGTGTAAACGTCGTGTCCCAGCCCTTAAATGACTATTACTATCGTTATGGTCTTGCACCGAATCGTTTGACAGTCGTAGCCAACGGTGTCGATATCTGCTCTTTTTCTCCCACTCGCAGCGGATCGGCCGTACGGACCCGGTTCAATCTGGAAGATAAAATCGTCATCGGTTTTATCGGCAGTTTTGCTCCTTGGCATGGCCTTGACTTTTTGCTTCGCAGCCTCGATCGTTGGGCTGTGGATAACCCCGATCAAAAAGATCGGATGGCCTTGTTGCTGGTAGGGCATCAAACCCGGCAATTCAGACTACCAGATGTTCCAGGAGTGCCAACGGTGATGATCGGCAAAGTGCCTTTCGAACAAGTCCCTGATTTTATGGCGGCCATGGACATCATCACGGCGCCGTATCCACCCATCGAACCGTTCTATTTTTCTCCGTTGAAGGTCCTGGAAGGGATGGCCATGGGAAAGCCCGTCATTGCCTCCGACCAGGGACAAATCAGCGAATTGATCACCCATGGGTACAATGGCATCCTCTATCCGGCCGGCGATCAGTGGGGATTCCTCAACCAGCTGCAGCGCCTGATCGAAGACGGAGAATTGAGGTCGGCACTGGGCGCCAATGCCCGGCACATTATCGAAAAGAATTTCACCTGGCACATCAACGCAAAGCGAGTCTTGGAAGTATGCAACCGATTGATCCGGCAAAAATACAACCGGTATTGA
- a CDS encoding nitrous oxide reductase family maturation protein NosD has product MGNDEADGSIDQPLKTLVAAVAKIQPGDRMLIHEGIYAEMLDVTRSGTADQPITVEPVAGATVRIDATGLRHGVIIYDADYIIVRGLTIENSLRSGIHIHDHQNGGYGANFNCIEGNTIRRCGTEGFNGIYVGGHSNQVFSNQVIGNAFKTDESANIGHGIYVLGNDNQVGGNIVRANAGVGIRLEGERNRFEDNVIEDNLDFGITIWVDAPMKGEDLVIRNNLLRDNQRGGISVYGQGDGEKPRNVLLSGNIIVNQNGEYGIRVMEGCCQVRVMENTFQGAFSKAVLYVDEASLVGYEEHDSHIESTGGFYFKNKTYDSYTAYKQAYLVDPVNLRKAP; this is encoded by the coding sequence ATGGGCAATGATGAGGCTGACGGCAGTATTGACCAACCATTGAAAACCCTGGTCGCTGCGGTTGCCAAAATTCAGCCCGGCGATCGAATGCTCATCCATGAGGGCATATACGCTGAAATGTTGGATGTCACCCGCTCCGGAACAGCCGATCAACCGATTACGGTTGAGCCCGTGGCCGGCGCAACGGTTCGTATCGATGCCACCGGTCTACGCCACGGTGTCATCATTTACGATGCCGATTATATTATCGTTAGGGGCCTGACCATTGAAAATTCCCTTCGGTCCGGCATTCACATTCATGATCACCAGAACGGCGGGTATGGGGCAAATTTCAACTGCATCGAAGGCAATACGATTCGCCGATGCGGCACCGAAGGGTTCAACGGTATTTATGTCGGCGGCCACAGCAACCAGGTTTTCAGCAACCAAGTCATCGGCAATGCATTCAAAACGGATGAATCGGCCAATATCGGCCACGGCATCTATGTACTGGGAAATGACAATCAGGTTGGTGGCAACATCGTTCGGGCTAACGCCGGTGTCGGCATTCGCCTCGAGGGTGAACGCAACCGTTTTGAGGACAATGTTATTGAAGACAACCTGGACTTTGGTATCACCATTTGGGTGGACGCCCCCATGAAAGGCGAAGACCTGGTGATCCGCAACAATCTCTTGCGCGACAACCAGCGTGGCGGCATATCGGTCTATGGGCAGGGTGATGGTGAAAAGCCCCGCAATGTACTCCTCAGCGGCAATATCATTGTCAATCAAAATGGTGAATACGGCATTCGGGTGATGGAGGGCTGCTGCCAGGTACGTGTGATGGAAAACACATTCCAAGGCGCCTTCAGCAAGGCAGTCCTTTATGTGGACGAGGCCTCCTTGGTTGGGTATGAAGAACATGACAGTCACATCGAATCCACCGGTGGGTTTTATTTTAAAAATAAAACCTACGACAGTTACACCGCTTACAAACAGGCCTATTTGGTCGATCCTGTTAATTTAAGAAAGGCCCCATGA
- a CDS encoding glycosyltransferase family 4 protein translates to MSTSSALAYFFSSFPSLSMTFLQREVRDLRAQRQNVALFANRRPKLGDFDPQDMNLYADTFYLYPIRPIRLLKANLKLIVTRPGAYKNALHQALRLHDGFNLQRLRNLARLFGAAVIAERLSALKINHLHVHFAFGAAGVALLLKTLLGITYSISIHGSDVLIPQPLIRQKLGQARFIISNCRFHIEHLRKEFPELGDQRFYHLPLGIDLSHPPWSSVCEVASPPPLRILSVARFNPIKNHALLLNALAQLKANQIFFRCRLVGEGPTRSKMMALATSLKLDRQVTFLGPLTETAVAQQMDWAHVVVLSSFSEGTPMTLIEAMAKKRAVVAPDITGIPELVVHEETGLLYPCNDQDRLIACLQKLADNPNLIRHMGNQGHWRARGQFDINRHTRNLITIFQQERMHD, encoded by the coding sequence ATGAGCACCTCATCTGCCCTGGCATACTTTTTTTCATCGTTTCCCTCTCTGAGCATGACGTTTTTACAGCGCGAGGTGCGCGATCTAAGGGCTCAAAGGCAAAACGTGGCATTGTTTGCCAACCGCCGGCCCAAGTTAGGCGATTTCGATCCCCAGGACATGAATCTGTATGCGGACACCTTCTATCTTTATCCAATCCGCCCCATACGGCTATTGAAAGCCAATTTGAAGCTGATTGTCACTCGCCCCGGCGCCTACAAAAACGCCCTGCACCAAGCCCTGCGTTTACATGATGGTTTCAATTTACAACGCTTGCGTAATCTGGCCCGTTTGTTCGGCGCGGCAGTGATCGCCGAACGACTCTCGGCATTGAAGATCAATCACCTGCACGTGCATTTTGCCTTTGGTGCCGCCGGAGTGGCCCTCTTGCTGAAAACCTTGCTGGGGATTACTTACAGCATTAGCATTCACGGCAGTGATGTGCTGATTCCCCAGCCCCTGATTCGTCAAAAACTCGGCCAGGCCCGCTTCATTATTTCCAATTGCCGCTTTCATATCGAGCATTTGAGAAAAGAATTCCCTGAGTTGGGTGATCAGCGATTTTACCATCTGCCCCTTGGCATTGATCTGAGCCACCCTCCCTGGTCCTCGGTATGCGAAGTCGCTTCCCCGCCTCCTCTTCGCATCCTTTCAGTGGCACGCTTTAATCCGATTAAAAATCATGCCCTCCTCCTCAACGCCCTGGCGCAGCTTAAAGCCAATCAGATCTTTTTTAGATGCCGATTGGTTGGTGAAGGCCCGACTCGAAGTAAAATGATGGCCCTGGCAACATCCCTGAAATTAGATCGACAGGTCACTTTCTTAGGTCCGTTGACCGAGACCGCGGTAGCCCAGCAAATGGATTGGGCCCATGTGGTCGTGCTCTCCTCATTTAGCGAGGGCACCCCCATGACATTGATCGAAGCCATGGCCAAAAAACGAGCGGTGGTGGCACCGGATATCACCGGCATCCCCGAGTTGGTCGTTCATGAAGAGACCGGCCTGCTCTATCCCTGCAATGATCAGGACCGCCTGATCGCCTGCTTGCAGAAATTGGCCGATAACCCCAACCTCATCCGCCATATGGGAAATCAAGGGCATTGGCGGGCCAGAGGGCAATTCGACATTAACCGCCACACCCGCAACCTGATCACCATATTCCAACAGGAGCGAATGCATGACTAA
- a CDS encoding glycosyltransferase family 2 protein: MTKQPVTYAIVTPAHNEAHFLPAVIASLTAQTIPPTAWVIVNDRSTDHTAEILDREARKKGFIKVVHRSGKGDHVLGSHVSEVVKEGLHYVPPQMDYIVKMDADLVLPEDYFEQIFKLFQDDSRLGIAAGKMYTQYRRRWIMERYPDFHVPGLCKTYRKACFDQIGGLYSLYGWDILDCTKARMLGWTTASFSKLAIRHLRMMGSKGGMPKGHIGHGRGMWATNAHPLFVLGRALYRSLEPPYLTGLFIILGYVIARRRGEPQLQDRALVHYLRKEQLSRLMGRKLKEESLRIKSL, from the coding sequence ATGACTAAGCAGCCCGTTACCTACGCAATCGTTACGCCGGCACATAATGAAGCCCATTTTTTACCCGCGGTGATCGCCTCTCTGACAGCACAAACGATTCCTCCCACCGCATGGGTTATCGTAAACGATCGCTCCACCGATCATACGGCAGAGATCCTGGATCGGGAGGCCAGGAAAAAAGGCTTTATCAAGGTTGTCCATCGCAGTGGGAAAGGTGACCACGTGTTGGGGTCCCATGTCTCAGAGGTAGTCAAAGAAGGGTTACATTATGTGCCTCCTCAAATGGACTATATCGTTAAGATGGATGCGGATCTCGTTCTGCCCGAAGATTATTTTGAACAAATTTTTAAATTGTTCCAAGACGATTCACGTTTGGGCATTGCTGCCGGGAAGATGTACACCCAATACAGAAGACGATGGATCATGGAGCGCTATCCTGATTTTCATGTCCCTGGGCTGTGTAAAACGTATCGTAAAGCTTGTTTCGATCAAATCGGCGGCCTCTATTCGCTTTACGGCTGGGATATCCTGGACTGCACCAAAGCTCGCATGCTGGGATGGACCACCGCTTCTTTTAGTAAACTTGCCATCCGGCATTTAAGAATGATGGGCTCAAAGGGCGGTATGCCGAAAGGCCATATCGGCCATGGCCGTGGGATGTGGGCCACCAACGCCCATCCCCTGTTTGTGCTTGGTCGCGCCCTATATCGGTCCCTGGAGCCCCCTTATCTGACCGGACTGTTCATTATCCTTGGATACGTGATTGCCCGGCGCCGCGGCGAACCCCAACTTCAGGACCGCGCATTGGTACATTACCTGCGCAAGGAACAACTCAGTCGTCTGATGGGCAGAAAGCTAAAGGAGGAGTCTCTACGCATCAAGTCACTATAG
- a CDS encoding WecB/TagA/CpsF family glycosyltransferase, with translation MEQLDLLSIKITSATTAEIHECIDTIIAEGGPGIILSANAHAVNLARKRYWLTQLFRKADVVHVDGGSIVLAARLWGRRIPERITWADWAWSLANHLAAKKYRLFLIGGPQGLAAEAAKGLHKTAPDLRVVGTHHGYFNRQNHENDRIIDAINATQPDIIWIGMGMPIQEQWLLCNYKRLNAKLFMICGGAFKFMAGKLNRCPQWMRRCSLEWLWLLIEAPRRGMVRYLWGNPLFVVYVLRCYLGSKFGSS, from the coding sequence ATGGAACAACTGGATCTACTGAGCATTAAAATCACCTCGGCCACAACGGCGGAAATCCATGAATGCATAGATACGATTATCGCCGAAGGTGGACCCGGCATCATCCTTTCGGCCAATGCCCATGCCGTCAACTTGGCGCGCAAGCGGTATTGGCTGACCCAATTGTTCAGAAAGGCCGATGTGGTGCATGTGGACGGCGGCAGCATCGTGCTGGCCGCACGTCTCTGGGGACGTCGGATTCCCGAACGGATCACCTGGGCGGATTGGGCCTGGTCGCTGGCCAACCATTTGGCTGCCAAAAAGTACCGGCTGTTTTTAATAGGCGGTCCCCAGGGCCTGGCGGCCGAAGCCGCCAAGGGCTTACATAAAACTGCACCGGATCTTCGAGTGGTGGGCACCCATCACGGTTATTTTAATAGGCAAAACCATGAAAACGACAGGATCATAGATGCCATCAACGCCACCCAGCCGGACATCATCTGGATTGGCATGGGGATGCCGATTCAGGAACAGTGGCTGTTGTGCAACTACAAGAGACTAAATGCCAAATTGTTTATGATCTGCGGCGGTGCATTCAAATTCATGGCCGGAAAACTCAATCGATGCCCACAATGGATGCGACGCTGCTCTTTGGAATGGCTCTGGTTGCTCATTGAAGCGCCACGGCGCGGCATGGTGCGCTATTTATGGGGTAATCCTTTATTTGTGGTCTATGTGCTGCGTTGCTATCTGGGCAGCAAATTCGGTTCATCGTGA
- a CDS encoding CBS domain-containing protein, protein MTQIITTHRNTDFDAFASLVAANLIYSEAVVAIPKNINPNVRAFISIHKDVFTHVDRWNIETGRVSRLIVVDTDDWSRLGPIAKLQEQPSLEVLLWDHHSGGNIQASWKCQEPVGATITLLVRRLKELRKLITPIQATLFLAGLYEDTGNLSFPSTTAEDAYAAGWLLDRKADLSLINKFLRPAYGEKQKNVLFDMLKNTNRLKINGYSVSLSQITLNGHVGNLALVVRMFRDIVNVDAAFGLFVSQEKNGKPKCMVIGRSDNEGLDVGTLMKSLGGGGHPGAGSAMLKGVNPEAAQQMIIDLIEGNQQSSVQISDLMSFPVFSVPSDTSMDEVAKILRQRGCTGLLVIDEGQLTGVISRRDFRKIRKEDQLQAPVKAFMSTKVISIEPGKSPIQAAKIMVRHDIGRLPVVEDGQLIGIITRSDAMTYFYDLLPD, encoded by the coding sequence ATGACACAGATCATCACGACCCACAGAAACACGGACTTTGATGCCTTTGCCTCATTGGTGGCTGCCAACCTGATCTATTCCGAAGCGGTGGTCGCTATTCCCAAAAACATCAACCCCAATGTGCGGGCGTTCATCTCCATCCACAAGGACGTTTTCACCCATGTGGACCGCTGGAATATCGAGACCGGCCGGGTCAGTCGTCTGATTGTGGTGGACACCGACGACTGGAGCCGGCTGGGGCCCATCGCCAAACTGCAGGAGCAGCCATCCCTGGAAGTGCTGCTATGGGACCACCACAGCGGTGGCAACATCCAGGCGAGCTGGAAATGCCAGGAACCGGTGGGTGCCACCATTACCCTGCTGGTGCGGCGGCTCAAGGAGCTGCGCAAGCTGATTACCCCCATCCAGGCCACCCTTTTCCTGGCCGGACTTTACGAAGATACCGGCAACCTCTCGTTTCCCTCGACGACCGCCGAAGATGCCTACGCTGCCGGATGGCTGCTGGACCGCAAGGCCGATCTTTCCCTGATCAACAAGTTCCTGCGGCCGGCTTACGGTGAAAAACAGAAAAACGTGCTCTTCGACATGCTGAAGAACACCAACCGGTTGAAAATCAACGGCTACTCGGTCAGCCTCAGCCAGATCACACTAAATGGCCATGTGGGCAACCTGGCCCTGGTGGTGCGCATGTTCCGGGATATCGTCAATGTGGATGCGGCTTTCGGCCTTTTTGTCAGCCAGGAAAAAAACGGCAAACCCAAATGCATGGTCATCGGCCGCAGCGACAACGAAGGACTTGATGTGGGTACATTAATGAAGAGCCTGGGGGGCGGTGGGCATCCCGGTGCCGGCAGTGCCATGCTCAAGGGGGTCAACCCGGAAGCGGCCCAGCAGATGATCATCGATCTTATCGAAGGTAACCAGCAATCCTCGGTACAGATCAGCGACCTCATGTCGTTCCCCGTTTTCAGCGTTCCATCGGACACCTCCATGGACGAGGTGGCCAAAATCCTGCGCCAGCGGGGGTGCACCGGATTGCTGGTGATTGACGAGGGGCAGCTGACAGGAGTGATCTCAAGGCGGGATTTCAGGAAGATCCGCAAGGAGGATCAACTCCAGGCGCCGGTCAAAGCCTTCATGAGCACCAAGGTGATCTCCATCGAGCCGGGGAAAAGTCCCATCCAGGCGGCCAAAATCATGGTGCGCCACGACATCGGCCGGCTTCCCGTGGTGGAGGATGGCCAACTGATCGGCATCATCACCCGTTCCGATGCCATGACCTACTTCTACGATTTGCTTCCCGATTAA
- a CDS encoding glycine cleavage system protein R, protein MQKMIISVLGKDRPGIIAAVTRILFELDCNIENVSQTILQNEFSGIFIVSVSDALTDADLHRQLDQGLSPMSLHVYEKRITDTDDTVTSVNSEPFVVTTKGPDRKGLVAAITGVLAAHQVNVSNLQAVFKGGDDPNANIMIYEVDIPADADQQVLRQQLHEKANALDLDISIQHKLIFEAINRV, encoded by the coding sequence ATGCAAAAAATGATTATATCCGTCCTGGGAAAAGACCGGCCGGGCATCATTGCCGCCGTCACCCGGATTCTTTTCGAGTTGGACTGCAATATTGAAAATGTCAGTCAGACCATTCTGCAGAACGAATTTTCCGGTATTTTCATTGTCAGCGTCTCTGATGCATTGACGGATGCGGACTTGCACCGGCAGTTGGACCAGGGACTCTCCCCCATGAGCCTGCACGTATACGAAAAACGGATCACGGACACGGACGATACCGTTACCAGCGTCAACAGCGAACCGTTTGTGGTCACCACCAAAGGTCCGGACCGCAAGGGGCTGGTGGCCGCCATCACAGGCGTTCTGGCGGCCCACCAGGTCAATGTCAGCAACCTGCAGGCGGTGTTCAAGGGCGGCGACGATCCCAATGCCAACATCATGATCTATGAGGTCGATATTCCCGCTGATGCCGATCAGCAGGTCCTGCGCCAGCAACTGCATGAAAAGGCGAATGCGCTTGATCTGGACATATCTATCCAGCATAAACTGATTTTCGAGGCGATCAACCGCGTTTGA
- a CDS encoding PFL family protein → MFSESEILSVVEMLKNENLDVRTVTLGLNLLDCASDDIGRFTDNIYARITGAARDLVRICDEVGDKYGIPVVNKRISVSPIAVAAAPFDAKGMLRVASTLNDAATAARVDFIGGFSALVEKGMARGDRALIDAIPEALTVTQRVCASVNVASTRAGINMDAVLQMGKTIKQAARLTADSDGLACAKLCVFANIPQDIPFMAGAYLGIGEADAVINVGVSGPGVVKKAIDRAVAANPDLNLGQISEIVKRTAYKVTRIGELIGREVAQRLGIRFGVVDLSLAPTPNVGDSVGEIFQSLGLTSIGVPGSTVALALLNDAVKKGGAFASSTVGGLSGAFIPVSEDLNISQAAAKGYLSIEKLEAMTCVCSVGLDMVAIPGDTSEETLAAIIADEMAIGMINKKTTATRLIPVPGKKAGEHAFFGGLLGESIIMPVNNAAGENRFLRRGGLIPSPIHSLVN, encoded by the coding sequence ATGTTCAGTGAAAGTGAAATCCTCTCCGTCGTGGAGATGCTCAAAAATGAAAACCTGGATGTCCGCACCGTCACCCTGGGGCTGAATCTGTTGGATTGTGCCTCGGATGATATCGGCCGCTTCACCGACAACATTTACGCCCGCATTACCGGTGCGGCCAGGGATCTGGTGCGTATCTGCGACGAGGTGGGCGACAAATACGGCATCCCGGTGGTTAACAAACGCATATCGGTAAGCCCCATTGCCGTGGCCGCGGCCCCCTTCGATGCCAAGGGGATGCTGCGTGTGGCCAGCACGCTCAACGACGCCGCCACTGCCGCCCGTGTGGATTTCATCGGCGGTTTTTCCGCCCTGGTGGAAAAAGGCATGGCCCGCGGCGACCGCGCGCTGATCGACGCCATTCCCGAGGCCCTGACCGTTACCCAGCGGGTCTGCGCGTCGGTCAATGTGGCCTCTACCCGCGCCGGCATCAACATGGATGCGGTGCTGCAGATGGGCAAAACCATCAAGCAGGCCGCCCGTCTCACCGCCGACAGCGACGGGCTGGCCTGCGCCAAACTGTGCGTCTTCGCCAACATCCCCCAGGATATTCCTTTCATGGCCGGTGCCTACCTGGGTATCGGTGAGGCCGATGCAGTGATCAATGTGGGGGTCAGCGGCCCGGGCGTGGTCAAAAAAGCCATCGACCGTGCGGTGGCCGCCAATCCGGACCTCAATCTGGGGCAGATCAGCGAGATCGTCAAGCGTACCGCCTACAAGGTAACCCGCATCGGTGAACTCATCGGCCGTGAAGTGGCCCAGCGCTTAGGCATCCGTTTCGGTGTGGTGGACCTCTCCCTGGCCCCCACGCCCAATGTGGGCGACAGCGTCGGCGAGATTTTCCAGAGCCTGGGACTGACCAGCATCGGCGTTCCGGGCAGCACCGTGGCCCTGGCGCTTTTGAACGATGCGGTGAAAAAAGGCGGCGCCTTTGCCAGTTCAACGGTAGGCGGCCTGAGCGGCGCCTTTATCCCGGTCAGTGAGGACCTGAACATTTCCCAGGCGGCCGCCAAAGGCTATCTTTCCATCGAAAAGCTCGAAGCCATGACCTGTGTCTGTTCGGTGGGGCTGGACATGGTGGCCATCCCCGGCGACACCAGCGAGGAGACCCTGGCGGCGATCATCGCCGACGAGATGGCCATCGGCATGATCAACAAGAAGACCACCGCCACCCGGCTGATCCCGGTCCCCGGGAAAAAGGCCGGTGAGCACGCCTTTTTCGGGGGGCTGCTGGGTGAATCGATTATCATGCCGGTGAACAATGCCGCCGGTGAAAACCGGTTCTTGCGTCGCGGCGGGTTGATTCCATCGCCAATTCACAGTCTGGTCAACTGA